One Rosa chinensis cultivar Old Blush chromosome 5, RchiOBHm-V2, whole genome shotgun sequence genomic region harbors:
- the LOC112203709 gene encoding receptor kinase-like protein Xa21 has translation MLILRRKRHVEVARETTLWPQLQWRRVSYQELLTVTNGLNESNLLGSGGFGSVYKGTLSDGINVVIKVFNLQLEGAFTSFDTECEMLRNIRHRNLIKIISCCSQIDFKAVVLDYMPNGSLEKWLYAQNFSLNILQRLSIMIDVASALEYLHHGTEIPIVHCDLKPNNILLDADMVGHVADFGIASLLGKGDSMTQTMTLATIGYMAPGDRDCLSSIMRLALSCCAESPEGRINMQDVVVTLNKIMIKFLKDAAGGVVLRRHLAQQPL, from the exons ATGTTGATACTACGCAGAAAAAGGCATGTGGAAGTTGCAAGAGAGACTACCTTGTGGCCTCAACTTCAATGGAGAAGAGTTTCATATCAAGAGCTACTAACTGTGACTAATGGATTAAATGAAAGCAACTTGCTTGGCAGTGGGGGGTTTGGCTCGGTGTATAAAGGAACACTATCAGATGGGATAAATGTTGTGATAAAGGTTTTCAATTTACAGCTAGAAGGGGCATTCACGAGTTTTGATACTGAATGTGAAATGCTACGCAATATTCGGCATAGAAACCTTATCAAAATCATCAGTTGTTGCAGCCAAATTGATTTCAAAGCCGTGGTACTGGACTACATGCCTAATGGGAGCCTAGAGAAATGGTTGTATGCTCAAAACTTTTCTTTGAACATCCTGCAGAGGTTGAGTATAATGATAGATGTTGCATCGGCATTGGAATACCTTCATCATGGTACTGAAATACCAATTGTCCATTGTGATTTGAAGCCCAACAATATATTGTTAGATGCTGATATGGTTGGACATGTTGCTGACTTTGGTATTGCAAGTCTCTTGGGTAAAGGAGATTCCATGACTCAAACCATGACGCTAGCCACAATCGGATATATGGCTCCAGGTGAT AGAGATTGTTTATCATCCATAATGAGATTAGCTCTAAGCTGTTGTGCAGAGTCACCAGAAGGAAGGATAAATATGCAAGATGTTGTAGTCACACTTAATAAAATCATGATCAAGTTTTTGAAGGACGCTGCAGGAGGTGTGGTTTTACGCCGCCATCTTGCTCAACAGCCCCTTTAG